The following are encoded together in the Kribbella voronezhensis genome:
- a CDS encoding MFS transporter, with translation MSERTVAETGPVAADPRRWRMLAMLGVAQFMLILDVTVVAIALPHIGADLGLARDTLTWVVSAYTLMFGGLMLLGGRTADLFGARRVVLTGLLLFTAASLVTGIAGNAPTMIGGRVAQGIGAAMLSPAALSMVTKTFHGPERNKALGIWSALGGGGSAIGVLLGGLLTAGPGWQWVFYINVPIGIAVFIALSRTLPADLPTGPRARLDVPGALLVTAGTGTAIYALINAGDRGWLSGRTLGTLGLAILLYAVFAVVQRAVKSPLMDLRILTRRPVASGTFLILVATALMIAMFFLGSFYLQHHEGYGALRTGLLFLPVAVATIIGAQLGGHLIAVAGARAVAVSGLLITAAGTAIAALWIGPVMVVVGIGVGTAGVGAAFVASSTTALAQVGHHEAGTASGLLSTFHEFGAALGVATVSSIAAPSIAGTSTNGFTHAFTAATITAAAAALLAILIVPTIKPPPGSPTHTH, from the coding sequence GTGTCCGAACGAACCGTCGCCGAGACCGGCCCCGTGGCTGCCGATCCCCGGCGTTGGCGCATGCTCGCCATGCTGGGGGTCGCGCAGTTCATGCTGATCCTGGACGTCACCGTCGTCGCGATCGCGCTGCCGCACATCGGTGCCGACCTCGGCCTGGCGCGCGACACGTTGACGTGGGTCGTGAGCGCTTACACCTTGATGTTCGGTGGGCTGATGCTGCTCGGCGGCCGGACGGCCGACTTGTTCGGCGCTCGCCGGGTCGTGCTCACCGGCCTGCTCCTCTTCACGGCCGCCTCCTTGGTCACCGGCATCGCCGGCAATGCCCCGACCATGATCGGCGGGCGGGTCGCCCAGGGCATCGGTGCCGCGATGCTGTCTCCGGCCGCGCTGTCGATGGTGACCAAGACCTTCCACGGCCCCGAGCGCAACAAGGCTCTCGGCATCTGGTCGGCTCTCGGCGGTGGCGGCTCGGCGATCGGCGTACTCCTCGGCGGGCTGTTGACCGCGGGACCTGGCTGGCAGTGGGTCTTCTACATCAACGTGCCGATCGGCATCGCGGTCTTCATTGCGCTGAGCCGAACTCTGCCGGCCGATCTGCCCACCGGACCGCGAGCACGCCTGGACGTGCCGGGAGCGTTGCTGGTCACCGCGGGCACCGGTACGGCCATCTATGCGCTGATCAACGCCGGTGACCGAGGCTGGCTCAGCGGCAGAACGCTCGGGACGCTAGGCCTGGCAATCCTGCTGTACGCCGTATTCGCCGTGGTGCAGCGCGCTGTGAAGTCGCCGCTGATGGATCTGCGGATCCTGACCCGCCGGCCGGTCGCCTCGGGGACGTTCCTGATCCTGGTGGCGACGGCGTTGATGATCGCCATGTTCTTCCTCGGCTCGTTCTACCTCCAGCACCACGAGGGCTACGGCGCCCTGCGCACCGGACTGCTGTTCTTGCCGGTCGCAGTGGCGACAATCATCGGGGCCCAGCTGGGAGGACACCTCATCGCAGTCGCAGGCGCTCGCGCGGTCGCCGTGAGCGGGCTGCTGATCACCGCCGCCGGCACTGCGATCGCGGCGCTCTGGATCGGCCCGGTCATGGTGGTGGTCGGTATCGGTGTCGGCACGGCTGGAGTTGGTGCGGCGTTCGTCGCCTCGTCGACCACCGCCCTGGCCCAGGTCGGGCACCACGAGGCCGGCACAGCGTCGGGCCTGCTCAGCACGTTCCACGAGTTCGGCGCCGCACTCGGCGTCGCCACAGTCTCCAGCATCGCCGCCCCAAGCATCGCCGGAACCAGCACCAACGGCTTCACCCACGCCTTCACCGCCGCCACCATCACAGCCGCTGCGGCCGCCCTACTAGCAATCCTGATCGTCCCCACCATCAAGCCCCCACCCGGCTCCCCCACCCACACCCACTAA